A genomic window from Salvia miltiorrhiza cultivar Shanhuang (shh) chromosome 5, IMPLAD_Smil_shh, whole genome shotgun sequence includes:
- the LOC131026311 gene encoding vesicle-associated membrane protein 721-like — MGQNSRKTLIYALVARGTPPVVLAEYTEFSGNFNSIAYQCLQKLPASNNKFTYNCDNHTFNYLVHDGFTYCVVAEESAGRQVPMAFLERIKDDFVAKYGGGKAATAPANGLNKEFGPKLKEQMQYCIEHPEEISKFAKVKAQVSEVKGVMMENIEKVLDRGEKIELLVDKTENLHHQAQDFRTTGTQIRRKMWLQNMKIKLIVLAIIVALILIIVLSVCKGFKC, encoded by the exons ATGGGGCAAAACAGCCGGAAGACGCTGATCTACGCGCTGGTGGCGCGTGGAACGCCGCCGGTGGTGCTGGCGGAGTACACGGAGTTCAGCGGGAACTTCAATTCTATAGCCTATCAGTGCCTCCAGAAGCTTCCAGCCTCCAACAACAAGTTCACCTACAACTGCGACAATCACACCTTCAATTACCTCGTTCACGATGGATTCA CTTACTGTGTTGTTGCTGAAGAGTCAGCTGGAAGGCAGGTTCCTATGGCTTTTCTAGAACGCATAAAGGACGACTTTGTAGCAAAATATGGTGGTGGGAAGGCTGCGACAGCTCCTGCGAATGGCCTTAACAAAGAATTTGG GCCAAAGTTGAAGGAACAAATGCAATACTGCATCGAGCACCCTGAGGAGATTAGCAAATTCGCAAAGGTCAAGGCTCAGGTTTCAGAAGTGAAAGGTGTTATGATGGAAAATATCGAGAAG gTTCTAGATCGTGGTGAGAAGATAGAGCTTCTTGTGGATAAGACTGAAAATCTTCATCATCAG GCCCAGGACTTCAGAACAACTGGAACACAAATCAGGAGGAAAATGTGGCTGCAAAACATGAAGATCAAGCTAATCGTTTTAGCTATCATCGTTGCGCTGATCCTCATAATAGTCCTCTCTGTCTGCAAGGGGTTTAAGTGTTGA